One genomic segment of Plasmodium cynomolgi strain B DNA, chromosome 14, whole genome shotgun sequence includes these proteins:
- a CDS encoding hypothetical protein (putative), with translation MYRTLFAKIFVFTFSAWILCASDNEKGLSYNVNNGAKNAQSGLQLGVARLLSERDLNSEIDDSSFDRLSIASERDEIDERADDLDSRSFSFDDAEELDPELESFKEYVRHVAKSDKSFKEKFEDTKDYIKKMDPMTRKKIKREIKDRVNESRRMNHRRKCSKLQGLCKDLYRDIQYDDYKMMVRMNKMEKKMSLLFVGISVIAAVLTFFLFPFELISCSSGLLLMGIVLIYLLFKKM, from the exons ATGTATAGAACTCTATTtgctaaaatttttgtattcacATTCAGCGCTTGGATATTGTGCGCCTCTGATAATGAAAAG GGTTTAAGCTATAACGTGAATaatggggcaaaaaatgcgcaaagtGGTCTGCAGTTAGGAGTAGCCAGATTGCTTTCAGAAAGAGATTTAAATTCAGAAATAGATGATAGCAGTTTTGATAGATTATCAATTGCAAGTGAAAGAGATGAAATAGATGAAAGGGCAGATGACCTGGACTCACGTTCTTTCAGTTTTGATGACGCTGAAGAATTGGACCCAGAATTAGAGTCATTTAAAGAATATGTAAGACATGTAGCAAAGAGTGATAAATcttttaaggaaaaatttgaagatacAAAAGATTATATCAAAAAGATGGACCCaatgacaagaaaaaaaattaaaagagaaATCAAAGACAGGGTAAACGAAAGCAGACGTATGAATCATCGAAGAAAATGCTCGAAATTGCAAGGTTTATGCAAAGACTTGTATAGAGATATACAGTACGATGATTACAAAATGATGGTTAGAATGAACaagatggaaaagaaaatgtcaCTTCTTTTCGTCGGAATCAGTGTTATAGCAGCCGTTTTAACCTTCTTCTTGTTCCCATTTGAATTAATTTCCTGCTCTAGTGGACTCCTCCTTATGGGGATAGTTTTAATTTACTTACTCTTCAAGAAAATGTAA
- a CDS encoding hypothetical protein (putative), with product VDLIYFFFYHIYCIVLYSIIFYFITIHYIILYYIILYYIILYYIILYYIILYYIILYYIILYYIILYYIILYYIILYYVMLCYVMLYCIILGDTRFTILLNVFTLHMFIDCVSFTY from the coding sequence GTCGAtcttatttacttttttttttatcacatttatTGTATTGTGCTATAtagtataatattttattttattacaatacattacattatattatattatattatattatattatattatattatattatattatattatattatattatattatattatattatattatattatattatattatattatattatattatattatattatattatattatattatattatattatgttatgttatgttatgttatgcTGTATTGTATTATACTTGGAGACACACgttttaccattttattgAACGTATTCACTCTTCATATGTTTATTGATTGCGTGAGTTTCACCTACTAG
- a CDS encoding hypothetical protein (putative), giving the protein MFLKNKDTSSSDTMSYRRNIRVAKSLSEADANVSRNDQPKKEGMNSIFFYSKIFACTLLIWASQCSYSHTNFSSSHDEAYTAGNVENVAFNRSLASNEPQGNYPQGPHGSHMPEGDNGQPYAAPLKLNIDIEQKLKDLKDVIWDKVENAVEWGTLSDNVKSYLEKVDSNIESKIVDEVNKANRDSNLMEKPDTKTQIINSFSQNYTIITPPLLLLLLSILTSERCKKHLANILLTSILVVMTYIFFKLKKMDDIKKHNANTNQGYNNEGKYNIKKSKDKFKGAYE; this is encoded by the exons atgtttctGAAAAATAAGGATACCTCATCAAGTGACACTATGAGTTATAGACGTAATATCCGCGTGGCTAAAAGCTTAAGTGAGGCTGATGCAAATGTTTCAAGAAATGATCAACCAAAGAAGGAAGGAATGaactcaatttttttctactccAAGATTTTTGCCTGTACCCTTTTGATTTGGGCTTCACAATGTTCGTATAGCCAT ACCAACTTTAGCAGTTCTCATGATGAGGCGTACACTGCAGGAAACGTAGAAAACGTAGCTTTCAACAGATCCTTAGCATCAAATGAACCACAGGGAAACTATCCACAAGGTCCACATGGATCTCATATGCCAGAAGGCGACAATGGTCAACCGTATGCAGCACCTTTAAAGCTAAATATAGATATtgaacaaaaattgaaagacTTGAAAGATGTCATTTGGGACAAAGTAGAAAATGCAGTTGAATGGGGAACTCTATCAGATAATGTAAAGAGTTATTTAGAAAAAGTCGATTCAAACATTGAAAGCAAAATTGTTGATGAAGTGAACAAAGCCAACAGAGATAGCAATTTAATGGAAAAGCCAGATACCAAAACGCAGATAATCAATAGTTTCTCCCAGAATTATACCATTATAACTCCACCCCTATTGTTATTACTCTTATCCATTTTGACATCCGAAAGATGTAAGAAGCATCTGGCAAACATATTGTTGACATCTATTTTGGTAGTAATGACCTATATCTTCTttaaactgaaaaaaatggatgatattaaaaaacataatgcCAATACTAACCAGGGCTATAACAACGAgggtaaatataatattaaaaagtcTAAGGATAAATTTAAAGGTGCCTATGAGTAG
- a CDS encoding hypothetical protein (putative), which produces MKVKKVYTIEYHVTRKFLRDLLNSSNNEERLGRRRNECAIVSDLVKHYGRVYGINFSNIILLDNTVNRVRKRINYFLQRETLTETHYYRIKSYLIKEITVLYDFCQKIDLVMALCKYLNVIPHARGVRFYVDLSVSKKLLLNREQYSPVIAMVNMLLEDALNRINFNFYSDSS; this is translated from the coding sequence ATGAAAGTTAAAAAGGTTTATACTATAGAATACCATGTAACGCGTAAATTTTTGCGTGATTTATTAAATAGTTCTAATAATGAAGAGAGGTTAGGAAGACGGAGAAATGAGTGTGCTATAGTATCAGATTTAGTTAAACATTATGGACGTGTCTatggaattaatttttctaatataattttattagaTAATACTGTAAATCGCGTACGCAAAcgtataaattatttccttcAGCGTGAAACATTAACAGAAACACATTACTATAGGATTAAATCATACTTGATTAAGGAAATAACGGTTCTTTATgatttttgccaaaaaatagATCTAGTAATGGCATTATGTAAATACCTAAATGTTATACCGCATGCAAGAGGTGTTAGATTTTATGTTGACCTATCAGTATCTAAGAAATTGCTGTTAAATAGAGAACAATATTCTCCTGTTATTGCTATGGTTAATATGCTCTTGGAGGATGCACTTAATcgcataaattttaatttttactcGGATTCTTCT
- a CDS encoding hypothetical protein (putative) yields the protein MKTLVLNVIFVLLLVWKYNYSFGANTPMNSPMGTQNMSQDLPKQRFERIMAETLVNQPYTEDFAIGIRTKQNSLYNTEPEDTSAYSDELRELCTKISSIWKDSVEDMEKEYNEKTQQVEKSWREGIWKNKWAKYLEHVHNTIQKKLNDLSNTPHDTEVNIAFMVSYVCYVFAVFIEEVIEDAKRLAKM from the exons ATGAAAACTCTCGTCCTTAACGTTATCTTTGTATTGCTCCTAGTAtggaaatataattattcctTCGGTGCAAA CACACCTATGAATAGCCCAATGGGTACGCAAAATATGTCTCAAGATTTACCAAAGCAACGATTTGAAAGGATAATGGCAGAAACGCTTGTAAATCAACCATATACGGAAGATTTTGCTATAGGCATCAGAACTAAACAAAACAGTTTATATAACACTGAACCGGAAGATACCAGTGCATATAGTGATGAATTGAGAGAATTATGTACCAAAATATCATCAATATGGAAAGATTCAGTTGAAGATatggaaaaagaatataatgaaaaaacacaacAAGTAGAAAAATCATGGAGAGAAGgaatatggaaaaataaatgggcCAAATACTTAGAACATGTACATAACACCATTCAAAAAAAGCTGAACGATTTGAGTAATACACCACATGATACTGAAGTTAATATAGCATTTATGGTATCCTACGTTTGTTACGTATTTGCAGTGTTTATAGAAGAGGTTATTGAAGATGCGAAGAGGCTAGCTAAAATGTAA
- a CDS encoding hypothetical protein (putative): MEHTFNPRAQEEFLRSPLKYERAGLEENSCVFKSIEEKEKPFQKEYASKKKETLEDFIRKNKVPKKSSGPNCFYAIKKMNANVDNFLLRKMIPEFEDPAKIPKTCCGIFAQFLSDNLCFFILIMFVVGAILVAFIGNCGIPCVIGFTSLISVPTITGLILLQKVLKINYMYNS, encoded by the exons ATGGAACACACctttaat CCAAGAGCTCAAGAGGAATTTCTTAGAAGTCCGTTAAAATATGAGAGAGCAGGATTAGAGGAAAATTCATGTGTTTTCAAAAGTatagaggaaaaggaaaagccttttcaaaaagaatatgcctccaaaaaaaaggaaactttAGAAGATTTCATTCGTAAAAACAAAGTTCCAAAAAAATCGTCTGGtccaaattgtttttatgctataaaaaagatgaatGCTAAcgtggataattttttacttcgaaAAATGATACCCGAGTTTGAAGATCCTGCTAAAATACCTAAAACGTGCTGTGGCATATTCGCTCAATTTTTGTCAGACaacttatgtttttttatacttataatGTTTGTAGTAGGTGCAATTCTTGTTGCATTTATTGGTAACTGTGGCATCCCTTGTGTTATAGGTTTTACGTCGCTAATATCGGTGCCTACTATAACAGGATTAATTCTTTTACAAAAGGTGTTGAAGATAAATTACATGTACAATTCCTGA